The Planctomycetota bacterium genome includes the window GTCGGTCGGCCAAGGTCGAAGTCACCAGCGGCCTGTTCGGCGGGGAGCAGTTCGACGTCGTCATCCGCGACGCCAGCCTCGCCGGGAGTGCGTTCTACCTCAAGGAGTCTCTGCCCGTCGGCACGAAGCTCCGACTCACCGAGATCATCGACGAGCGCCCCCACCGCGCCTTCGTTGGCGAAGTCACCCGCACCCGCCCCATCAGCAACGGCCGCCATGAAATGAACGTCCGCTACGCCGAACGCACGGACGTGCCGGAAGTGTTCAAGGTGCTGGGCTGAACTCGGCAACGAGCCGCAACCGTCAGGGAGCGGGCTCAGCGAAGCTGATTTGTGAGTTCGACATCGCCTCCGGCGATTCCGCTCCATCGCGGTCGCGGCTCGTTCTCTGTCATGAGATCGACAGCTCCGGCGCTTGGTCGTTCATCACGCGCTTGGCGACCTCGCCCGCGACGCGGCCGGCGAGGGTTTCGAGGGCCTCCTTGAGGCGCGGGTCTCCTTCGAAGTTGGCGTGCGGTCGGCCGGTGTCACCGTGGACGCGCAGCTCGGGGAACATTGGGATTTCCGCCAGAACCGGCAGATCCATCGCCTGGCCCATCTTGCGGACGCCGCCCCGGCCGAAGATGTCGTGTTCCTGGCCGTCCGGGCCGGCGAAGTAGCTCATGTTTTCGACGAGGCCCAGCACTGGGCAGCCGAGCTGCTCGAACATCTTGGCCGCACGCGTTGCGTCGTCGATCGCCACCTGCTGCGGCGTCGCGACGATGATCGCGCCTGTCAGCGGCAGAATCTGACACAGCGTCAGCGGTACGTCGCCCGTTCCCGGCGGCAGGTCGATGACGAGGTAGTCCAGCTCGGGCCACTTCGTGTTGTCGAGAATGAGCTGCTTGAACGCACCGTGTGCCATCGGGCCACGCCACATGAGCGGTTTGTCCTGCTCGACGAGTGAGCCGATCGTCACGCCGTGGATGCCGTGGACGTGGTGCGGGAGGATCCGCTTCTTGTCCGCGTCGACCTTCGGCACGA containing:
- a CDS encoding PilZ domain-containing protein, producing the protein MSRVKRVSRLSNQVAPAVTLDRDRRRERRGPVRRSAKVEVTSGLFGGEQFDVVIRDASLAGSAFYLKESLPVGTKLRLTEIIDERPHRAFVGEVTRTRPISNGRHEMNVRYAERTDVPEVFKVLG
- a CDS encoding P-loop NTPase, with translation MPITRDEAMNALRGVEDPELFKDIVSLGMVKRCDVDETGVVDVNVELTTPACPMKDEIENRVTTALKNAGASDVKLELSADTRGGRAKGGSPQQEGFTEPPLPQVKNIIAVGAGKGGVGKSTVAVNLAVGLQRTGATVGLMDGDIYGPSMPTMLGVRGVVPKVDADKKRILPHHVHGIHGVTIGSLVEQDKPLMWRGPMAHGAFKQLILDNTKWPELDYLVIDLPPGTGDVPLTLCQILPLTGAIIVATPQQVAIDDATRAAKMFEQLGCPVLGLVENMSYFAGPDGQEHDIFGRGGVRKMGQAMDLPVLAEIPMFPELRVHGDTGRPHANFEGDPRLKEALETLAGRVAGEVAKRVMNDQAPELSIS